A section of the Pochonia chlamydosporia 170 chromosome 2, whole genome shotgun sequence genome encodes:
- a CDS encoding cytochrome C1 heme lyase (similar to Metarhizium acridum CQMa 102 XP_007808088.1), whose translation MSSTDKDACPVDHKTRDAWLSQARAAEAAKAQSQCPVDHTSQTQPKSWSQTITSYLPWSSSPSTTPAPETNLNKGLDTNRVISTIPRSATNPESCPVDHGASANAPNAEIESGVDASGNWVYPSEKMFFDAMKRKGYDARVADMKTVVPIHNAVNERAWEEIKKWEAPYLSKSTCGGPKLESFANKNERMTPTARINTILGYTAPFDRHDWVIDRCGTRVDYVIDFYAGRPGAKDKAGPSFYLDVRPKLNTWEGVRMRAMRWTGLA comes from the exons ATGTCTTCCACAGACAAAGACGCCTGTCCCGTCGACCACAAAACCCGTGACGCATGGCTCTCCCAAGCCCGCGCCgccgaagccgccaaagcaCAATCCCAATGTCCCGTGGACCACACCTcacaaacacagccaaaATCATGGTCGCAAACAATCACCTCATATCTCCCCTGGTCATcctcgccatcaacaacgccTGCTCCCGAAACGAACCTGAACAAAGGCCTTGACACCAACCGCGTCATCTCAACTATTCCTCGATCAGCCACAAATCCCGAATCCTGTCCCGTCGACCACGGCGCATCAGCCAACGCGCCCAATGCCGAAATCGAATCCGGCGTCGACGCCTCAGGGAATTGGGTCTATCCCTCCGAGAAGATGTTCTTCGATGCCATGAAGCGCAAGGGTTACGACGCACGAGTAGCGGACATGAAGACCGTTGTACCGATCCACAATGCAGTCAATGAGCGAGCATGGGAGGAGATCAAGAAGTGGGAGGCTCCGTACCTCTCAAAGTCGAC CTGCGGCGGACCTAAACTCGAGTCGTTTGCGAACAAGAACGAACGCATGACGCCTACGGCTCGCATCAACACAATCCTTGGATACACTGCCCCTTTTGACCGTCACGACTGGGTTATTGATCGGTGTGGTACTCGCGTCGACTATGTGATTGACTTTTATGCTGGGCGACCGGGGGCAAAGGATAAGGCTGGACCGAGCTTTTATCTTGATGTGCGGCCGAAGTTGAATACCTGGGAGGGCGTGAGGATGCGAGCTATGCGGTGGACGGGGTTGGCGTGA
- a CDS encoding diphosphomevalonate decarboxylase (similar to Neurospora crassa OR74A XP_001728068.1) translates to MADTKVYRASTTAPVNIAVVKYWGKRDAKLNLPTNSSLSVTLSQADLRTLTTASCSASYPEGDSLMLNGEASDISGARTQACFRELRARRAALETVNASLPKLSTMPLRLVSENNFPTAAGLASSAAGFAALVQAIANLYELQDSPSELSLIARQGSGSACRSLFGGYVAWRMGDKEDGSDSMADLVAPASHWPNMRALILVASAAKKGVSSTSGMQQTVATSGLFQQRITKVVPANMDLMEEAIKNKDFAKFAEVTMRDSNSFHACCADTYPPIFYMNDVSRAAIRAVEAINAKAGKSIAAYTFDAGPNCVVYYLEEEAPTVLGAFAGVLNGVSGWKDGSADVKSSVKLDDGLAATLKEGVSRVIMTGVGEGPLKTEEYLVSEDGQPVKR, encoded by the exons atggcagacacCAAAGTCTATCGTGCGAGCACCACCGCTCCGGTGAACATCGCCGTCGTCAA GTACTGGGGAAAACGAGATGCGAAACTCAACCTCCCGACCAACAGCTCCCTCTCCGTTACCCTCTCCCAAGCCGATTTGCGAACCCTAACGACGGCATCCTGCTCCGCCTCCTATCCCGAGGGCGACAGCCTCATGCTCAATGGCGAAGCCTCAGACATCTCTGGTGCACGAACGCAAGCCTGCTTCCGCGAACTGCGAGCCCGTCGTGCTGCCCTCGAAACTGTGAACGCTTCTCTCCCCAAGCTGTCAACCATGCCTCTCAGGCTCGTTTCGGAGAACAACTTCCCCACGGCTGCTGGCCTAGCCTCCTCCGCCGCTGGCTTCGCCGCTTTGGTCCAGGCCATTGCCAACTTGTACGAGCTGCAGGACTCGCCGTCAGAGCTGTCCCTGATTGCTAGACAAGGTTCTGGATCGGCCTGCCGCAGTCTGTTCGGCGGCTACGTTGCTTGGCGAATGGGCGACAAGGAGGATGGAAGCGACTCCATGGCCGATTTGGTCGCCCCGGCTTCACACTGGCCCAACATGCGCGCCCTGATTCTTGTTGCCAGCGCCGCTAAGAAAGGAGTGTCGTCCACCTCTGGCATGCAGCAAACAGTCGCCACCTCAGGCCTGTTCCAACAGAGAATCACCAAAGTTGTCCCAGCCAACATGGATCTCATGGAGgaggccatcaagaacaaggactttgccaagtttgctgAAGTTACCATGCGGGACTCCAACTCGTTCCACGCCTGCTGCGCCGATACATACCCCCCGATCTTCTACATGAATGACGTTTCCCGTGCGGCTATCCGGGCGGTGGAGGCGATCAATGCCAAGGCTGGGAAGAGCATTGCTGCGTATACTTTTGATGCTGGGCCAAACTGCGTTGTTTACTAcctggaagaggaggcgCCTACTGTGCTGGGTGCTTTTGCCGGTGTTCTGAACGGTGTGTCAGGATGGAAAGACGGCAGCGCTGATGTCAAGTCTAGCGTTAAGTTGGACGATGGCCTTGCCGCCACTTTGAAGGAGGGAGTTAGTAGGGTCATTATgactggtgttggtgagggCCCATTGAAGACGGAGGAGTATTTGGTGAGTGAGGATGGACAGCCTGTGAAGAGGTAA
- a CDS encoding tap domain-containing protein (similar to Eutypa lata UCREL1 XP_007790296.1), producing the protein MGRWSSNSTSRLPFLDMDVSIDSTNVGQPSADAALSTSSSKFDPKITMKNAIDVEGAPREPPRRKAAHYLQLVCLVTLVLCSASLIQPSRILHLITQRPPHEHSCQNTASTQPIYGQFPKSSDPFHFLPCTNETVPPSINDTNAYRTWAALYNPDPRSWIWEHISNTSTTQGSTVDPYAGRGIYLCGYLDVPLDYTNKSDTRISRLAITKFQVSGLARLDGHSPPSAGRKSERTLIIEPGGPGGSGTLSAFRSAEDKTKHFSNRQYDVLGWDPRGVNISQPSISCFPYNADRDRWALLETPARVTTKDTRAYLEAADAFHDATLRACWERHGDIPRFLTTTFVVRDLEEIRIALDEPEITGYFVSYGTTIGEIYSNMFPSSVGRLALDGVTSARDDRKLGGFSLVSLDNITDAWNEGFLGECVHMGPKHCALARPVSGQEVTLQNLQARMEALMASIAKRPIPGYTPSNGPTLITYARLNSAIFSVLYDQKRWPHMAKLLFELEQGNSTLAAEHLDEGMWSGNPDSSVSHRLVSGELGLMVICSDSYDAPQPSNGLEWWDDLWKRLVKMSWIGGDDNFMFVFPCRQFTKYWPQPAEVYRGDFNNTLKNPILLISETHDPATPISNGRRMHKEMGRNSRLVVHHGYGHSSQFISNCTNSIVRNLILNGVVPDEAETDCYAEVKPYKDEL; encoded by the coding sequence ATGGGCAGATGGAGCTCTAACAGCACCAGCCGCCTTCCATTTCTGGACATGGACGTATCAATTGATTCCACGAACGTCGGTCAACCCTCGGCAGACGCAGCCCTTTCAACATCGTCCTCAAAGTTCGACCCCAAAATCACCATGAAAAATGCTATCGATGTTGAGGGTGCGCCGCGCGAGCCTCCGCGTCGAAAAGCTGCACACTATCTTCAACTCGTGTGTCTCGTAACGCTTGTTCTCTGTTCAGCGTCACTAATCCAACCTTCCCGCATACTGCACCTCATTACTCAGCGACCACCTCACGAGCATTCATGCCAAAACACAGCTTCAACTCAGCCTATCTATGGTCAATTTCCCAAGTCCAGCGACCCATTCCATTTTTTGCCATGTACGAATGAGACTGTGCCGCCTTCAATTAATGATACGAACGCATACCGAACCTGGGCAGCATTGTACAATCCCGACCCGAGGAGCTGGATTTGGGAGCATATTTCAAACACATCTACGACTCAAGGATCAACCGTTGATCCATATGCTGGAAGAGGCATCTATCTATGCGGGTATCTTGACGTGCCTCTAGACTACACCAACAAGTCAGACACACGCATTTCCCGGCTGGCCATTACCAAATTCCAAGTTTCTGGCCTTGCACGCCTCGACGGGCACTCACCACCATCCGCTGGCCGTAAAAGTGAGCGAACTCTCATCATTGAACCCGGTGGCCCTGGCGGCAGCGGGACATTATCAGCATTTAGATCTGCGGAAGACAAAACGAAGCACTTCAGCAACCGACAGTACGACGTATTGGGCTGGGATCCCCGTGGAGTCAATATATCGCAACCCTCGATATCATGTTTTCCCTACAACGCTGATAGAGACAGATGGGCTCTTCTTGAAACCCCGGCACGGGTAACAACTAAGGACACTAGAGCGTACCTTGAGGCGGCTGATGCCTTTCATGATGCCACGCTTCGGGCCTGCTGGGAACGCCATGGCGACATCCCTCGGTTCTTGACCACGACGTTTGTGGTGCGTGACTTGGAAGAGATTCGTATTGCACTTGACGAGCCAGAAATCACAGGCTACTTTGTCAGCTATGGCACTACTATCGGCGAGATCTACAGCAACATGTTTCCCTCATCCGTTGGCCGCTTAGCCTTGGATGGAGTGACTTCTGCACGAGACGACCGAAAACTCGGTGGCTTCTCCCTGGTATCTCTCGATAACATTACCGACGCATGGAACGAGGGATTCCTCGGCGAATGTGTTCACATGGGACCCAAGCACTGTGCCCTTGCCCGTCCAGTGAGCGGACAAGAGGTCACGCTTCAGAACCTGCAAGCACGCATGGAGGCACTCATGGCGAGTATAGCCAAGCGGCCGATACCAGGCTACACGCCCTCAAACGGTCCTACGCTCATTACATATGCACGCCTAAACTCGGCTATATTCTCTGTTTTGTACGATCAAAAAAGGTGGCCTCACATGGCAAAACTGCTCTTCGAGTTAGAACAGGGCAACTCGACTCTCGCCGCAGAACACCTCGACGAGGGAATGTGGAGCGGAAATCCAGACTCTTCAGTTTCTCACAGACTAGTATCTGGCGAGCTGGGCCTCATGGTTATCTGTTCAGACTCGTACGATGCGCCGCAGCCCTCCAACGGCCTAGAGTGGTGGGACGACCTTTGGAAGAGGCTAGTCAAGATGTCCTGGAttggcggcgacgacaaTTTCATGTTCGTCTTTCCATGCCGCCAGTTTACAAAGTACTGGCCACAGCCGGCGGAAGTCTACCGAGGGGACTTCAACAATACGCTCAAGAACCCCATCTTGCTCATATCCGAGACTCACGACCCTGCTACGCCGATTAGCAATGGGCGACGAATGCATAAGGAGATGGGGCGTAACTCGAGACTAGTGGTACATCACGGCTATGGACACTCGTCTCAGTTTATTTCGAATTGTACGAATTCTATTGTGAGAAATTTGATTCTGAATGGTGTTGTGCCGGATGAGGCGGAGACGGATTGTTATGCGGAGGTGAAACCGTATAAGGATGAGTTGTAG
- a CDS encoding CLN3 protein domain-containing protein, which translates to MTGRNTPISSSGLLPMPGTPGSSWATYQSRMANLLQHQDTKVLVAFWLFGLINNVLYVIILSAAQDLVGSSIPKGVVLLADVMPSFFTKLIAPYFIHRVPYRVRVLVFIALSAVGMLMVALTPPSKSVSVKMAGVVLASLSSGGGELSFLGLSHYYGHISIVGWGSGTGAAGLVGAGLYVVLTEWWGFSVRDSLLFSACLPAVMFVSFFFVLPLEPLRASSLQKDYETVPSQDLAEDDVEDMPTGPASSALLAPGPSNVHTAYSMGHAAANSFENNLRRAKSLFVPYMAPLLLVYIAEYTINQGVSPTLLFPVKESPFTEFRGFYPFYGFLYQLGVFISRSSTPFFRIHRLYIPSVLQVGNMLLLILQSLFYFIPSVYIVFIIIFWEGLLGGAVYVNCFAEIMENIPDHEREFSLSATTVSDSGGICIAALVSILLEPSLCAYQVAHGRGWCRQIEAQQG; encoded by the exons ATGACAGGCCGCAACACGCCGATATCCTCATCCGGGCTGCTCCCCATGCCCGGAACACCAGGCTCGTCCTGGGCAACGTATCAGTCCAGAATGGCCAACCTgctccaacaccaagatACCAAAGTCCTAGTTGCATTCTGGCTATTCG GCCTAATAAACAATGTCCTCTACGTAATCATCCTCTCCGCAGCCCAAGACCTCGTCGGCTCCTCCATCCCCAAAGGCGTCGTGCTCCTCGCCGACGTCATGCCCTCATTCTTCACGAAGCTCATAGCGCCGTACTTTATACACCGCGTTCCCTACCGAGTCAGAGTCCTCGTGTTCATTGCCTTATCAGCCGTCGGCATGCTCATGGTCGCGCTGACACCGCCTTCTAAATCTGTGTCAGTCAAGATGGCGGGCGTCGTGCTCGCCAGTCTTagcagcggcggcggagAACTGAGCTTTCTGGGTCTGTCGCACTACTACGGACATATCAGTATCGTGGGATGGGGTTCGGGGACGGGGGCAGCAGGGCTGGTGGGCGCAGGTCTGTACGTGGTGTTGACGGAGTGGTGGGGGTTTAGTGTGCGGGATAGCTTGTTGTTTTCGGCGTGCTTACCTGCCGTCATGTTTGTGAGCTTCTTTTTTGTGTTGCCGTTGGAGCCGTTGAGGGCGTCGTCGTTGCAGAAGGATTATGAGACGGTTCCGAGCCAGGATCTTGCTGAGGACGACGTGGAAGATATGCCGACCGggccagcatcatcagcgCTGTTGGCACCTGGTCCGTCGAATGTTCACACGGCTTATTCGATGGGTCATGCGGCTGCAAATTCCTTCGAGAACAACTTGAGGCGAGCCAAGTCGCTATTCGTTCCGTACATGGCACCACTTTTACTGGTATACATCGCAGAGTACACCATCAATCAAGGCGTCTCGCCGACGCTCCTCTTTCCCGTCAAAGAATCCCCATTCACAGAATTCCGCGGCTTCTATCCCTTCTACGGCTTCTTATACCAGCTCGGCGTCTTCATCTCTCGCTCGTCAACGCCCTTTTTCCGCATTCACCGGCTCTACATCCCGTCAGTACTGCAGGTCGGCAacatgctgctgctgatatTGCAGAGCTTGTTCTACTTCATCCCCTCGGTGTACATTGTGTTTATCATCATATTCTGGGAAGGCTTGCTGGGAGGCGCAGTGTATGTGAACTGTTTCGCTGAGATTATGGAGAATATCCCCGACCATGAGCGGGAGTTCAGTCTGAGCGCTACGACTGTGAGCGACAGTGGGGGAATTTGCATTGCGGCGCTTGTGAGTATTTTGCTGGAGCCGAGTCTTTGTGCGTATCAGGTTGCGCATGGGAGGGGGTGGTGTCGACAGATTGAGGCGCAACAgggttga